A window of Corallococcus macrosporus DSM 14697 contains these coding sequences:
- a CDS encoding tRNA modification GTPase → MTSSSMTIAALATAPAAGAVGILRLSGPDALEVGRLLAPGVPARPTPRHAYLASFVDAEGRALDEGLFLYFRGPRSFTGEDVVELQAHGSPRLLRLLLARALEDARVRHAAPGEFTRRAFLNGRLDLTRAEAVADLVAADSEAAVRAAAAGLSGVLASRVQALEAPLRALHADMEGVLSFPDEAEGADEDVGPRVTALRAQAEALLAEAGRGRLVRRGARVALFGPVNAGKSTLFNRLVGEARALVDDEPGTTRDALEARVEWDGLAVTLFDTAGLRETPGRVEALGIARTRELLAGVDLAVLVLPPGVTRAEAAAWTRDAGGTPVLVVDGKCDVADASESPRRRVGGGAVEGGAADASESPRQRVSGGSAEGGAADASESPRQRVNGGAVEGGAADASESPRQRVSGLTGEGVDALRDDMLGRLWGGGTPSAVALVSERHADALRRASEALGRAERASRVSTLEVVSGEVGLALESLGEVSGTVVSEALLDAIFQRFCIGK, encoded by the coding sequence ATGACGTCTTCTTCCATGACCATCGCCGCCCTGGCCACCGCGCCCGCCGCGGGAGCCGTGGGCATCCTCCGGCTGTCGGGCCCTGACGCGCTGGAGGTGGGCCGGCTGCTGGCCCCGGGCGTGCCCGCGCGGCCCACGCCGCGCCACGCGTACCTCGCGTCCTTCGTGGACGCGGAGGGGCGCGCGCTCGATGAGGGCCTGTTCCTCTACTTCCGGGGGCCGCGGTCCTTCACGGGGGAGGACGTGGTGGAGCTGCAGGCGCACGGCAGTCCGCGGCTCCTGCGGCTGCTGCTGGCGCGGGCGTTGGAGGACGCGCGCGTGCGCCATGCGGCGCCGGGTGAGTTCACCCGCCGGGCCTTCCTCAACGGGCGCCTGGATTTGACGCGCGCGGAGGCGGTGGCGGACCTGGTGGCCGCGGACTCGGAGGCCGCGGTGCGGGCTGCGGCGGCGGGGCTCTCCGGGGTGCTCGCCTCGCGGGTGCAGGCGCTGGAGGCGCCGCTGCGCGCGCTGCACGCGGACATGGAGGGCGTGCTCAGCTTCCCCGACGAGGCGGAGGGCGCCGACGAGGACGTGGGCCCGCGTGTCACCGCGCTGCGCGCCCAGGCGGAGGCGCTGCTGGCCGAGGCGGGCCGGGGCCGGCTGGTGCGCCGGGGGGCTCGCGTGGCGCTGTTCGGTCCCGTCAACGCGGGCAAGTCCACGCTGTTCAACCGGCTGGTGGGCGAGGCCCGCGCGCTGGTGGATGACGAGCCCGGCACCACGCGGGATGCCCTGGAGGCCCGCGTGGAGTGGGACGGGCTGGCGGTGACGCTCTTCGACACGGCGGGGCTGCGGGAGACGCCGGGGCGCGTGGAGGCGCTGGGCATCGCGCGCACGCGCGAGCTGCTCGCGGGCGTGGACCTGGCCGTGCTCGTGCTGCCGCCGGGCGTGACGCGGGCGGAGGCGGCGGCGTGGACGCGTGACGCGGGTGGCACGCCCGTGCTGGTGGTGGACGGCAAGTGCGACGTGGCGGATGCATCCGAGTCGCCGCGCCGGCGCGTGGGTGGCGGAGCCGTTGAAGGCGGCGCGGCGGATGCATCCGAGTCGCCGCGCCAGCGCGTGAGCGGCGGAAGCGCTGAAGGCGGCGCGGCTGACGCTTCCGAGTCGCCTCGCCAGCGCGTGAATGGCGGAGCCGTTGAAGGCGGCGCGGCGGATGCATCCGAGTCGCCGCGCCAGCGCGTGAGCGGCCTCACCGGTGAAGGTGTGGACGCGCTTCGGGACGACATGCTCGGGCGGCTGTGGGGCGGTGGCACGCCCTCCGCGGTGGCGCTCGTCTCCGAGCGTCACGCCGATGCCCTGCGTCGCGCGTCCGAGGCGCTGGGCCGCGCGGAGCGCGCCTCGCGCGTGTCCACCCTGGAAGTCGTCTCCGGGGAAGTGGGGCTCGCGTTGGAGTCGCTGGGCGAAGTGTCCGGTACCGTCGTTTCGGAGGCCCTGCTGGACGCAATCTTCCAGCGTTTCTGCATCGGGAAATGA
- a CDS encoding cysteine dioxygenase: MSAMGLGEWVELLREKAAGMPSLVGVGDGLAGLVLEPSSLRPYLHFRRRRYTRNLVYRDARLEVLLNCWDAGTCSPIHDHDGQECWFSVQSGAFVMENYPLEAGGLGPGPARLGPPVIVGPVGPGSVDRRCPEAPIHRVTAAGGPAISLHVYAGPVERCLVFDTRRHRCVSRELRYHSLFGRPLPPLPDAPSPLSPR; encoded by the coding sequence ATGAGCGCCATGGGCCTGGGCGAATGGGTGGAGCTCCTTCGGGAGAAGGCGGCGGGCATGCCGAGTCTGGTGGGCGTGGGGGACGGCCTGGCGGGCCTGGTGCTGGAGCCGTCCAGCCTCCGGCCCTACCTGCACTTCCGGCGGAGGCGCTACACGCGCAACCTCGTCTACCGGGATGCCCGGCTGGAGGTGCTGCTGAACTGCTGGGACGCGGGCACCTGCTCGCCCATCCACGACCATGACGGGCAGGAGTGCTGGTTCAGCGTCCAGTCCGGAGCCTTCGTGATGGAGAACTACCCACTGGAAGCCGGGGGCCTGGGGCCGGGGCCGGCCCGGCTGGGGCCTCCCGTCATCGTGGGCCCGGTGGGCCCGGGCTCCGTCGACCGCCGCTGCCCGGAGGCCCCCATCCACCGCGTCACCGCGGCGGGAGGCCCCGCCATCTCCCTGCACGTCTACGCGGGGCCCGTGGAGCGGTGCCTCGTCTTCGACACGCGCCGGCACCGCTGCGTCTCCCGGGAGCTCCGCTACCACTCCCTGTTCGGCAGGCCGCTGCCCCCGCTTCCAGACGCGCCGTCGCCCCTGTCTCCGCGCTGA
- a CDS encoding general secretion pathway protein GspE — protein sequence MKKRLGDILLERGVVDALQLHSALAYQRKWGVPLGQVVVDQRFSTAQQVLEALAFQAGMQTVDLDVQPPDARLTWLIPERVAEAHRVVPLKLEGQGGRDSVLVVAIAAPASLASLDAVKSVSGKPRVVAKLASDASIRKAIGRLYRGETGEAAPRRFGMEGFSLPEADERMPMVLGGSMAELTNMEAPGGEDGLPLLGALEEVVVQPQAVPSRMRGLVQAIRAMPAPEARPAPRPAQGSASHAMPAASTARAARPPTKGMFSAQAVHLAARKSAPATMPVLTATQPVPMAQVLVYGWGAEASAGIVRVLEDAGLSVRVASTEELRVANEAQVVVAPLPSMEALRQQVHARVLVAGKTPEQDLPRAQAVGARGFLAAPVDPDLLVRAVRRLARPAGDADLKRAS from the coding sequence ATGAAGAAGCGACTGGGTGACATCCTGTTGGAGCGGGGTGTGGTGGATGCGTTGCAGCTCCACTCGGCGCTGGCCTACCAGCGCAAGTGGGGCGTGCCGTTGGGGCAGGTGGTGGTGGACCAGCGCTTCAGCACCGCGCAGCAGGTCCTGGAGGCCCTGGCGTTCCAGGCCGGGATGCAGACGGTGGACCTGGACGTCCAGCCGCCGGACGCGCGCCTGACGTGGCTGATTCCGGAGCGCGTGGCGGAGGCGCACCGGGTGGTGCCGCTGAAGCTGGAAGGGCAGGGGGGGCGGGACTCGGTGCTGGTGGTGGCCATCGCCGCCCCGGCCAGCCTGGCGTCCCTGGACGCGGTGAAGAGCGTGTCCGGCAAGCCGCGCGTGGTGGCGAAGCTGGCGTCGGATGCGTCCATCCGGAAGGCCATTGGACGGCTCTACCGGGGGGAGACGGGTGAGGCGGCGCCCAGGCGGTTCGGCATGGAGGGCTTCTCGTTGCCGGAGGCGGACGAGCGCATGCCCATGGTGCTCGGCGGCAGCATGGCGGAGCTGACGAACATGGAGGCGCCGGGCGGTGAGGACGGGCTGCCGCTGCTGGGCGCGCTGGAGGAGGTCGTCGTCCAGCCGCAGGCGGTGCCTTCGCGGATGCGGGGGCTGGTGCAGGCCATCCGCGCCATGCCGGCGCCGGAGGCGCGGCCGGCCCCGCGCCCCGCGCAGGGGAGCGCCTCGCACGCCATGCCGGCTGCGTCGACAGCGCGCGCGGCTCGGCCGCCCACGAAGGGCATGTTCTCCGCGCAGGCCGTGCACCTCGCCGCCCGGAAGAGCGCGCCCGCGACGATGCCCGTGCTCACGGCCACGCAGCCGGTGCCCATGGCGCAGGTGCTCGTGTATGGCTGGGGCGCGGAGGCCAGCGCGGGCATCGTGCGCGTGCTGGAGGATGCGGGCCTGAGCGTGCGCGTGGCGAGCACGGAAGAGCTGCGCGTGGCGAACGAGGCGCAGGTGGTGGTGGCGCCGCTGCCGTCCATGGAGGCGCTGCGCCAGCAGGTTCACGCGCGCGTGCTGGTGGCCGGCAAGACGCCGGAGCAGGACCTGCCGCGTGCCCAGGCGGTGGGCGCCCGGGGCTTCCTCGCCGCGCCCGTGGATCCGGATCTGCTGGTGCGCGCGGTGCGGCGGCTGGCCCGGCCCGCTGGCGACGCGGACCTCAAGCGCGCGAGCTGA
- a CDS encoding pyridoxamine 5'-phosphate oxidase family protein, which translates to MATQFPRLEPIHRDFILRQRMFFTASAASTGRVNLSPKGLDSLRVLGPNEVVYLDLTGSGNETAAHLRADGRLTLMFCAFEGPPMILRLYGRGQVLRRGATGTPGCWPPSSAARSRWGLERRRRRTGRALSTGTDPPAVPPHPFHPAA; encoded by the coding sequence ATGGCCACCCAATTCCCGCGCCTCGAGCCCATCCACCGCGACTTCATCCTGCGCCAGCGGATGTTCTTCACGGCCTCCGCCGCCAGCACCGGCCGGGTGAACCTCTCACCGAAGGGGCTCGACTCGCTCCGCGTGCTCGGCCCCAACGAGGTCGTCTACCTGGACCTCACCGGCAGCGGGAATGAGACGGCCGCGCACCTGCGCGCCGACGGACGCCTCACCCTCATGTTCTGCGCCTTCGAGGGGCCGCCCATGATTCTGCGCCTCTATGGGCGGGGCCAGGTGCTGCGCCGGGGAGCGACGGGTACACCGGGCTGCTGGCCTCCGAGTTCGGCGGCGCGGAGCCGCTGGGGGCTCGAGAGACGTAGGCGCCGGACCGGGCGGGCGCTGTCCACGGGCACTGACCCACCCGCCGTCCCGCCACACCCCTTCCATCCTGCCGCTTGA
- the rpmH gene encoding 50S ribosomal protein L34, with protein sequence MSKRTYQPSKVRRNRAHGFRKRNATKGGRDVLKRRRAKGRKRLVVSAPKK encoded by the coding sequence GTGTCCAAGCGCACGTACCAGCCGTCGAAGGTCCGCCGCAACCGCGCCCACGGGTTCCGCAAGCGGAACGCCACCAAGGGCGGCCGGGATGTCCTCAAGCGTCGTCGTGCGAAGGGTCGCAAGCGGCTCGTCGTGTCCGCTCCCAAGAAGTAG
- a CDS encoding SRPBCC family protein — protein MTTKSIRRELKFTQPPATVWRALATREALADWMYPNDFEPRVGHRFTFRVPPDPRSKFDGLVVHCEVLRCAPPSELEFTWVVNDGWLDTRVSYRLEADGDGTRVLFEHSGFKEDQAFHGAEYGWKLMHGKLAKTLKQASDGATRPSPPNDNPPLEG, from the coding sequence ATGACGACCAAGAGCATCCGGCGGGAGCTGAAGTTCACCCAGCCCCCCGCCACCGTGTGGCGCGCGCTCGCGACCCGCGAGGCGCTCGCCGACTGGATGTACCCAAACGACTTCGAGCCGCGCGTGGGGCATCGCTTCACGTTCCGCGTGCCGCCGGACCCTCGGAGCAAGTTCGATGGGCTCGTCGTGCACTGCGAGGTGCTCCGGTGCGCGCCTCCGTCCGAGCTGGAGTTCACGTGGGTCGTGAACGATGGCTGGCTGGATACCCGCGTCAGCTACCGCCTCGAAGCCGACGGCGATGGGACGCGCGTGCTCTTCGAGCACTCCGGCTTCAAGGAGGACCAGGCGTTCCACGGCGCCGAGTACGGCTGGAAGCTGATGCACGGAAAGCTCGCCAAGACGCTCAAGCAGGCGTCGGACGGCGCCACGCGGCCTTCGCCCCCCAACGACAACCCGCCCCTCGAGGGCTGA
- a CDS encoding serine/threonine protein kinase, with protein sequence MATIPIHPDQLVPGSRVGPWRVVEPLGAGGFGRVFKVEREEQPGRTYALKVALRPSSAHVPEEENVEERMSREVAIHMAYNTGLKVHAVDHWPILSGFLYFVTDYVEGETFHEWRWRTEPSAARLLTVFTEVVRQVSALHQRGVCHRDLKSDNILIRAEGELPLVFDYGVARLPGMATLTVGVPPTSPYLLPPECVTFLGKETWKQGAHFDPGVPGDLYALGMLLFEALTDGYAFHPKLPYDLLVVAIATRVPAAPHVLNPKVPRVLSDITMRLLEKRPEARYPSAEALLQALWDAAKERKFPEWQVSLALPPPDEHDDESGTDAEQPEGPTSVAHPQVAEVPSAVEGVELVAEADELGHAAVGTPNVRLKKETGGVSAEAPVRARWRFVLWSSCSLLVLSLSLWLGLSTLATPPDKGSPHVPTATPDSPLTSLRSGPSKFLAAMLCAVAGLACPSSQVRPEPAECPEEAREAMFRLLGVDTTKGLKAVIDVNQPGDQSQLGTYTGGSVVGRITGYSWADPSLPDGTLLYGRLWTGLVDEYGRPAAMARYSEAKLPNGRTFPVCIVAGNPDGRVRTQPSSNSDTVVLPRELPVSAVERWP encoded by the coding sequence ATGGCGACGATTCCTATTCATCCCGACCAACTCGTGCCCGGAAGCCGCGTTGGTCCGTGGCGCGTCGTGGAGCCACTGGGAGCTGGCGGTTTTGGCCGCGTCTTCAAGGTGGAGCGCGAAGAGCAGCCAGGGCGGACCTACGCGCTGAAGGTCGCGCTACGACCTTCCAGCGCTCATGTTCCGGAAGAGGAGAACGTGGAGGAGCGGATGTCCCGCGAGGTGGCCATTCACATGGCCTACAACACGGGTCTGAAGGTTCATGCTGTCGACCACTGGCCCATCCTCAGTGGTTTCCTCTACTTCGTCACGGACTACGTCGAGGGAGAGACGTTCCACGAGTGGCGCTGGCGCACCGAGCCTTCTGCTGCGCGACTGCTCACCGTCTTCACGGAGGTGGTGCGTCAAGTCAGCGCTCTTCACCAGCGTGGGGTGTGCCACCGCGACTTGAAGAGCGACAACATCCTCATCCGCGCAGAGGGCGAACTGCCGCTCGTCTTCGACTATGGAGTGGCCCGACTGCCGGGCATGGCGACGTTGACGGTGGGGGTGCCGCCAACCTCGCCGTACCTACTCCCTCCCGAGTGCGTGACCTTCTTGGGGAAGGAAACCTGGAAGCAGGGCGCCCACTTCGACCCAGGAGTACCTGGCGACCTTTACGCGCTTGGGATGCTGCTCTTCGAGGCGCTCACCGATGGCTACGCCTTCCATCCGAAGCTGCCGTACGACTTGCTGGTGGTGGCCATCGCAACGCGGGTGCCGGCCGCACCACACGTCCTCAACCCGAAGGTTCCGCGGGTGTTGAGCGACATCACCATGCGCCTGCTGGAGAAACGTCCTGAGGCACGCTATCCCAGCGCCGAGGCGTTGCTTCAGGCCCTTTGGGATGCTGCCAAGGAGCGAAAGTTCCCTGAGTGGCAGGTATCCCTGGCACTGCCGCCACCAGATGAACATGACGACGAGTCCGGAACGGACGCTGAACAGCCTGAGGGCCCTACCTCGGTTGCGCACCCCCAAGTTGCCGAGGTGCCGTCCGCAGTCGAAGGCGTGGAACTGGTAGCAGAGGCGGATGAGCTGGGCCACGCGGCGGTGGGTACCCCCAACGTCCGACTGAAGAAGGAGACTGGTGGCGTTTCCGCGGAAGCTCCGGTCCGCGCACGGTGGCGTTTTGTGCTGTGGTCTTCGTGCTCCCTGCTGGTGCTCTCCCTGTCCTTATGGCTGGGACTGAGCACACTTGCGACTCCACCGGATAAAGGAAGCCCGCACGTGCCCACCGCCACCCCTGACTCCCCTCTGACTTCGCTGCGCTCTGGCCCATCCAAGTTCCTGGCAGCAATGCTCTGCGCTGTGGCTGGACTGGCTTGCCCTTCATCGCAGGTCCGACCTGAGCCCGCTGAATGCCCGGAGGAGGCCCGCGAGGCCATGTTCCGCCTTCTGGGCGTGGACACCACGAAGGGGCTCAAGGCCGTCATCGACGTCAACCAGCCCGGAGACCAGAGTCAGCTCGGTACGTACACGGGCGGGAGCGTAGTGGGCCGAATCACGGGTTACTCGTGGGCGGACCCGTCCTTGCCCGACGGGACCCTTCTGTACGGGCGGCTCTGGACGGGGCTCGTGGACGAGTACGGCCGCCCTGCTGCCATGGCTCGTTACTCCGAGGCGAAGTTGCCGAATGGGCGTACTTTCCCTGTCTGCATCGTCGCCGGCAACCCCGATGGTCGAGTCCGGACGCAGCCAAGCTCCAACTCGGATACGGTTGTCTTGCCCCGGGAACTGCCTGTCAGTGCCGTGGAGCGGTGGCCATGA
- a CDS encoding Uma2 family endonuclease: MIEGTIPLANHSMLSALPSGWVGEILDEELVASPRPTAAQTRAAFMLGVELGEQLDKRRGGSGRWCFLRAPELHLGHDMLVPDMAGWRRERVDVPFEPDVPFLTLAPDWVCEVLTPSTAALDRARKLPLYARAGVSHVWLVDPAVRTLEVYQRVKRGWLLTASYEDDALVRADPFSSSVLELGSLWLPEGSEKPSLLAAVP, encoded by the coding sequence GTGATTGAAGGCACCATCCCCCTGGCGAACCATTCGATGCTCTCGGCCCTGCCCTCGGGCTGGGTGGGGGAGATTCTGGACGAGGAGCTGGTCGCCTCGCCTCGTCCCACCGCCGCGCAGACGCGCGCGGCCTTCATGCTGGGCGTGGAGCTGGGAGAGCAGCTCGACAAGCGCCGTGGCGGCAGTGGCCGCTGGTGCTTCCTGCGCGCGCCCGAGCTGCACCTCGGCCACGACATGCTCGTGCCGGACATGGCCGGCTGGCGCCGTGAGCGCGTGGACGTCCCCTTCGAGCCGGACGTCCCCTTCCTCACGCTGGCGCCGGACTGGGTCTGCGAGGTGCTGACGCCCTCCACCGCCGCGCTGGACCGCGCGCGCAAGCTGCCGCTCTACGCGCGCGCGGGCGTGTCCCATGTGTGGCTGGTGGACCCCGCCGTGCGCACGCTGGAGGTGTACCAGCGCGTCAAGCGGGGCTGGCTGCTGACGGCCAGCTACGAGGACGATGCGCTGGTCCGCGCCGACCCCTTCTCGTCCTCGGTGCTGGAGCTGGGCTCGCTGTGGCTGCCGGAGGGCTCGGAGAAGCCCTCCCTGCTGGCGGCGGTCCCGTGA
- the yidD gene encoding membrane protein insertion efficiency factor YidD: protein MSPLAFVISLPIRFYRKFLGPLLPRVCRFHPSCSTYAMEALEKHGGLKGSWLTVWRLMRCQPFHPGGIDPVP, encoded by the coding sequence ATGAGCCCGCTGGCCTTCGTCATCTCGCTGCCCATCCGCTTCTACCGGAAGTTCCTCGGACCGTTGCTCCCTCGGGTGTGCCGGTTCCATCCCTCGTGCTCCACGTACGCCATGGAGGCGCTGGAGAAGCACGGCGGCCTCAAGGGGTCGTGGCTCACTGTCTGGCGGCTCATGCGCTGCCAACCCTTCCACCCCGGCGGTATCGACCCGGTGCCGTGA
- a CDS encoding ArsR/SmtB family transcription factor — MHTEPGVFGAISHPARRRMLDLLVDGDRPVNAIAENFEMSRPAVSQHLRVLLDAGLVTEQRHGRERRYRLVPEQLAPVRDWIAHYERFWDDNFARLRRHLEKGDQQQ; from the coding sequence ATGCACACCGAGCCAGGGGTGTTCGGAGCAATCAGCCATCCAGCGCGGCGCCGCATGCTCGACCTGCTGGTCGACGGTGACCGCCCGGTGAATGCGATTGCCGAGAACTTCGAGATGAGCCGCCCGGCAGTGTCCCAGCACCTGCGCGTGCTGCTCGATGCGGGCCTCGTCACCGAGCAGCGGCACGGCAGGGAGCGGCGCTACCGCCTCGTGCCGGAGCAGCTGGCCCCGGTACGCGACTGGATTGCTCACTACGAGCGGTTCTGGGACGACAACTTCGCCCGCCTGCGGCGGCACCTGGAGAAAGGCGACCAGCAGCAATGA
- the yidC gene encoding membrane protein insertase YidC, which yields MNDPLSPQSNDSQKRLLAALALSFAATAVYTFFFAPTPPPPGSEVPDAGVVATATPDAGTTPPAVQPPEGGTGTGTTAEAPPPPTRKVELLRDESVYTFSSEGAGLTAAVLKGAKMREQQELTVAQGFQKLFGKEIPPAPQMDLARPTPGQPLPLAVSITGASPLPADLNYALDEGAPGTADGVTFTGRRGPWEVVKRIKWPQDGFELSYTLEVRNTSGQPQSGELQVHHNRAIDPNFEHAPSFFGGVGNLSRSACWVGDELQKMSPGDDAPDAEDARGQVQFFGIDQQYFLSALYPLEGPRPGSCAFEATPTLRKVTASFPISAAPGETVTLRFGGYFGPKDPDLLALVPGASLRTSAGLTDATFHPPLAETVDFGIWAVICKILLAVMKFFHGLTGNWGVAIILLTVVVKLVLLPLTYRSMVSMEEVKKLQPRMEEIRKKHADNREQQNLEIMKLYQEAKVNPLGGCLPLLIQMPVWIALFTALRNSFDIYGEPFIGPIWRDLTYKDPTYLLPLALGVSMVITQKMQPQMMDATQAKIMTWFLPIIFTLTLLQYPAGLSLYIFTNNILSIAQQYGLRKWLDRNKPEAGGGTPAVAGAGGKRK from the coding sequence ATGAACGATCCGCTCTCGCCCCAGTCGAACGATTCGCAGAAGCGACTGCTGGCGGCCCTGGCCCTCTCGTTCGCGGCCACTGCCGTCTACACCTTCTTCTTCGCTCCCACCCCTCCCCCGCCCGGCTCGGAAGTCCCCGACGCGGGCGTGGTCGCCACCGCGACGCCCGACGCCGGCACCACGCCGCCCGCCGTGCAGCCCCCCGAGGGCGGCACCGGGACGGGCACCACCGCGGAGGCCCCGCCGCCTCCGACGCGCAAGGTGGAGCTGCTCCGCGACGAGTCCGTCTACACCTTCTCCTCCGAGGGCGCCGGCCTCACCGCCGCCGTGCTCAAGGGCGCGAAGATGCGGGAGCAGCAGGAGCTCACCGTCGCCCAGGGCTTCCAGAAGCTGTTCGGCAAGGAGATTCCCCCCGCGCCGCAGATGGACCTGGCGCGCCCCACCCCGGGCCAGCCGCTGCCGCTGGCCGTCTCCATCACCGGCGCCAGCCCGCTGCCCGCGGACCTGAACTACGCCCTGGATGAGGGCGCCCCCGGCACCGCGGACGGCGTCACCTTCACCGGCCGCCGCGGCCCCTGGGAGGTCGTGAAGCGCATCAAGTGGCCCCAGGACGGCTTCGAGCTCTCCTACACCCTCGAGGTGCGCAACACCTCCGGCCAGCCGCAGAGCGGCGAGCTGCAGGTGCACCACAACCGCGCCATCGACCCGAACTTCGAGCACGCGCCGTCCTTCTTCGGCGGCGTGGGCAACCTGAGCCGCTCCGCCTGCTGGGTGGGGGACGAGCTCCAGAAGATGAGCCCGGGCGACGACGCCCCGGACGCCGAGGACGCCCGCGGCCAGGTGCAGTTCTTCGGCATCGACCAGCAGTACTTCCTGTCCGCGCTCTACCCGCTGGAGGGGCCGCGCCCCGGCTCGTGCGCCTTCGAGGCCACGCCCACCCTGCGCAAGGTGACGGCGTCCTTCCCCATCTCCGCCGCCCCGGGCGAGACGGTGACGCTGCGCTTCGGCGGCTACTTCGGCCCCAAGGACCCGGACCTGCTGGCGCTGGTGCCCGGCGCCTCGCTGCGCACCTCCGCCGGCCTGACGGACGCCACGTTCCACCCGCCGCTGGCGGAGACGGTGGACTTCGGCATCTGGGCCGTCATCTGCAAAATCCTCCTCGCGGTGATGAAGTTCTTCCACGGCCTCACCGGCAACTGGGGCGTGGCCATCATCCTGCTCACCGTCGTGGTGAAGCTGGTGCTGCTGCCCCTCACCTACCGCTCCATGGTCAGCATGGAAGAGGTGAAGAAGCTCCAGCCGCGCATGGAGGAGATTCGCAAGAAGCACGCGGACAACCGCGAGCAGCAGAACCTCGAAATCATGAAGCTGTACCAGGAGGCCAAGGTGAACCCGCTGGGCGGGTGTCTCCCCCTCCTCATCCAGATGCCGGTGTGGATTGCCTTGTTCACCGCGCTGCGAAACAGCTTCGACATCTACGGCGAGCCCTTCATCGGGCCCATCTGGCGTGACCTGACCTACAAGGACCCCACGTACCTGTTGCCGCTGGCGCTGGGCGTGTCCATGGTCATCACCCAGAAGATGCAGCCGCAGATGATGGATGCGACCCAGGCGAAAATCATGACCTGGTTCCTGCCCATCATCTTTACGCTGACGCTGCTCCAGTACCCGGCGGGCCTTTCGCTCTACATCTTCACGAACAACATCCTCTCCATCGCGCAGCAGTACGGCCTGCGGAAGTGGCTGGACCGGAACAAGCCCGAGGCGGGCGGTGGGACGCCGGCGGTGGCCGGTGCGGGAGGCAAACGCAAGTGA
- the rnpA gene encoding ribonuclease P protein component — MRAEGATPGESHPADQRFPKALRLLQRREFLEVQEGGQKVPSDCLLALVKRNGRPYSRVGLTVSSKVGNAVVRARLRRVLRELFRKRRMQWPSGLDVVLVARSSAKDASFPALARAFDGVTRKLQRLPRAVETKPKEPPR; from the coding sequence GTGAGGGCCGAGGGTGCGACGCCGGGCGAGTCCCACCCGGCAGACCAGCGCTTCCCCAAGGCCCTGCGCCTGCTTCAACGGCGCGAGTTCCTCGAGGTCCAGGAAGGCGGGCAGAAAGTCCCTTCGGACTGCCTCCTGGCCCTCGTGAAGCGCAATGGCCGACCGTACTCGCGTGTTGGCCTGACCGTGTCGAGCAAGGTGGGCAACGCTGTCGTCCGGGCGCGCTTGAGGCGCGTGCTGCGGGAGCTTTTTCGCAAGCGCCGCATGCAATGGCCGTCCGGCCTGGACGTCGTCCTGGTGGCGCGCTCCTCCGCGAAGGATGCTTCCTTTCCGGCGCTGGCGCGGGCCTTTGACGGTGTCACCCGTAAGCTGCAGCGGCTGCCCCGCGCGGTGGAGACGAAGCCGAAGGAGCCTCCCAGATGA
- a CDS encoding DoxX family protein, producing the protein MNIVFWILQAVLALLFLAGGSYKAFSFQQLAGQFSEVPIGAWRALGFLEMAGGVLLIVPAAFKWMPGLTAHAAAVLTFETFALAVLYARHSTKMTPENPLLWSLVMGVMLAFVAYGRYVLKPVVAAVA; encoded by the coding sequence ATGAACATCGTCTTCTGGATTCTTCAGGCCGTCCTCGCGCTGCTGTTCCTCGCGGGCGGTTCGTACAAGGCGTTCTCGTTTCAGCAGCTCGCGGGCCAGTTCAGCGAGGTCCCCATCGGAGCCTGGCGGGCGCTCGGCTTCCTCGAGATGGCCGGCGGCGTGCTGCTGATTGTCCCGGCGGCGTTCAAGTGGATGCCCGGCCTCACCGCGCACGCGGCCGCGGTGCTCACGTTCGAGACGTTCGCGCTCGCCGTGCTGTACGCGCGCCACTCGACGAAGATGACGCCCGAGAACCCGCTGCTCTGGTCGCTCGTGATGGGCGTGATGCTCGCCTTCGTGGCGTACGGCCGCTACGTCCTCAAGCCGGTGGTGGCAGCCGTCGCGTGA